Proteins encoded by one window of Misgurnus anguillicaudatus chromosome 4, ASM2758022v2, whole genome shotgun sequence:
- the LOC129420933 gene encoding tumor necrosis factor receptor superfamily member 13B, with amino-acid sequence MAKSCPEGKYLDWLVRDCMSCSLRCNDTDIPTRCSEYCVGWKCKEVSGQFYDRLLKKCLKCSDLCGSHPPHCSGVCKSTNAVAVSQRPNGVSAVQSISTRGRPTARAEFYSELLLYSLLGLCIVVLTCTLTAAILVLLKRAKGHQQEDQKQKRHGQSSEDSLMTREDDVSQEGSVNHDRPRATETCAYCFSDHTRAPHVLYQQAVPQQTPPACHDSRHHDNRLLHHPANANYDKTRSFRIICSPTQTSM; translated from the exons ATGGCAAAAAGTTGCCCAGAGGGGAAGTATTTGGACTGGCTGGTGCGAGATTGTATGTCCTGCAGCTTGCGCTGTAATGACACAGATATTCCCACGCGCTGTTCAGAATACTGTG TGGGCTGGAAATGCAAAGAGGTGTCTGGACAGTTTTATGACAGACTGCTGAAGAAGTGTTTGAAGTGCTCAGATCTGTGTGGCAGTCATCCGCCGCATTGCTCAGGGGTGTGCAAGA GCACAAATGCAGTGGCCGTGTCACAGAGGCCTAACGGAGTGTCTGCAGTACAGTCGATCAGCACAAGAGGGCGCCCGACAGCTCGAGCAGAGTTTTACTCGGAGCTGCTGCTGTATTCACTGCTGGGTCTCTGTATAGTAGTGCTCACGTGCACACTGACTGCAGCCATACTGGTTCTCCTGAAGAGAGCAAAGGGACACCAGCAAGAGGACCAGAAGCAAAAAAGACATGGACAATCATCTGAAG ATTCTCTGATGACTCGAGAAGATGATGTCTCTCAGGAGGGCAGTGTGAATCATGACAGACCGAGGGCGACAGAAACCTGTGCTTACTGCTTCTCTGACCACACGAGGGCGCCACACGTGCTTTACCAGCAGGCCGTACCTCAGCAGACACCACCCGCGTGTCATGACAGCCGTCACCATGACAACAGGCTGCTCCATCACCCGGCTAACGCTAATTATGACAAGACAAGATCCTTCCGAATTATATGTTCACCTACACAAACAAGCATGTGA